A single region of the Desulfotignum phosphitoxidans DSM 13687 genome encodes:
- the ltaE gene encoding low-specificity L-threonine aldolase: protein MKQIDLRSDTVTRPTQQMLEAMITAQVGDDVYGEDPTVNRLEQTMAAVTGMADGLFCASGTQTNLVALLSHCQRGEEYIVGQTAHTYKYEAGGGAVLGSIQPQPLDFETDGTLDLAKVERFIKPDDFHFARTRLFCLENTQAGKVLPMDYLKDARKLADRHGLGFHLDGARVFNAAVKLGVNVTAITTLFDSVSCCLSKGLGTPVGSVLCGSREFIARARRWRKMVGGGMRQAGILAAAGLYALSHNIDRLTDDHANAARLAAGLSGIKAIHIDMDAVQTNMVHARIDADMTALVQHLAGQGIRISPGNPVRLVTHLNIDAADIDRVVAGFRSFF, encoded by the coding sequence ATGAAACAGATCGATTTGAGAAGCGACACCGTGACCCGGCCCACCCAGCAGATGCTGGAAGCCATGATTACCGCCCAGGTGGGAGATGATGTATATGGCGAAGATCCCACGGTGAACCGGCTGGAGCAGACCATGGCTGCGGTCACGGGCATGGCAGACGGCCTGTTCTGCGCGTCCGGTACCCAGACCAACCTGGTGGCTCTGCTCAGCCATTGCCAGCGCGGAGAAGAATACATCGTGGGCCAGACGGCCCATACATACAAATACGAGGCCGGCGGGGGGGCGGTTTTAGGCAGCATCCAGCCCCAGCCCCTGGATTTTGAAACAGACGGGACCCTGGATCTGGCCAAAGTGGAACGCTTCATCAAGCCGGATGATTTTCATTTTGCCCGAACCCGGCTGTTCTGCCTGGAAAACACCCAGGCCGGCAAAGTGCTGCCCATGGATTATCTCAAAGATGCCCGGAAACTGGCGGACCGCCATGGCTTGGGCTTTCACCTGGACGGGGCCCGGGTGTTCAATGCCGCAGTCAAGCTGGGCGTGAATGTCACAGCCATCACCACGCTGTTTGATTCCGTGTCCTGCTGTCTGTCCAAAGGCCTGGGAACGCCCGTGGGATCGGTGCTGTGCGGTTCCAGGGAATTCATCGCCCGGGCCCGGCGGTGGCGGAAAATGGTGGGGGGCGGCATGCGCCAGGCCGGGATTCTGGCGGCAGCCGGCCTGTATGCCCTGTCTCACAACATTGACCGGCTGACGGATGATCATGCCAATGCGGCCCGCCTTGCAGCGGGTTTATCCGGCATCAAGGCCATTCATATTGATATGGATGCGGTGCAGACCAATATGGTTCACGCCCGTATCGATGCAGACATGACGGCTCTGGTGCAGCACCTGGCCGGTCAGGGGATCCGCATCAGCCCGGGCAACCCCGTGCGCCTGGTGACGCATTTGAACATTGATGCCGCTGATATCGATCGGGTCGTGGCAGGGTTTCGGTCTTTTTTCTAA
- a CDS encoding transporter substrate-binding domain-containing protein encodes MKNPFTSPRSAVASGILIFSFLWVFFNLTVPDSRAESSGPMVISAAEIDYPPFSIVDETGRAYGFSVELMRTALAAMNRSVTFKSGPWHQVRTWLETGEVDALPLVGRTREREALFDFTFPYMSLSGAIVVRKGTTGIQRLNDLKGRQVAVMKGDNAEEFLRREDRGIDIITRPSFDIALQELAAGQYDAVFIQRLVAIRLIQESSISGLEISRHPVEEFRQDFCFAVQEGDKDMLALLNEGLALVMADGTFRRLHAKWFAALQLPVDRPVIIGGDHNYPPFEFINDDGVPDGYMVELTRAIAREMNMDIQIRLKPWADTVLALETGEIDAIQGMFYSVERDQTLDFSPSHMMSHYVGVVADNQAAPPETPAELADLSLVVQQGDVILEFLANHDLMSRVTMLENLDDVLQAVSEKRFDCALVPRIGALHMIEKKGWTHLRLSRQYFFVGEYSYAVKDGNQALLAQLNEGLNILNQTGEYRRIHDKWLGMFEKEPLPLERIIHYLAMVTIPLMLILLGMFLWSRALRREVARKTRELQDSADRFKYVFDSANVGKSFTYLDGRINANQTFADFLGYTREELQSKTWQELTPAEDIERIQNILDGVISGKNQAVRFEKQYIHKTGALVWADVSAVIRFDSQGRPLYFVATIVDITQRKKAQQHIQHLNQVLRAIRDINQLIVRERDRDILIREGCRLLVAHRGYPSAMIVLTDENNIPVSWAMDGKMEDSKELNELLTQGQLPQCCIEAEASREIVVNHNPKTGCHDCPVSQSCAGPLTVCVPLSHMNEIFGYLNVSSETVIVQGDEEYLLLNEMGQDFAYALSTLKIESERKKGQKALAESEQRFKTFAELAPVGILISDDQENVLYISPKFTEIFGYTLADVPSARQWWSLAYPDPELRKTVQQRWQTAMETAVRTGEEIDPMEYPVTCKDNTVREIKFLAATTGTLTIVVFTDISEEKKQENARENLQAQLNQAQKMESVGRLAGGVAHDFNNMLNVIIGYAELGQMKATPDDPLHADLEEILDAARRSSDIIRQLLAFARKQTIQPKVMDINELIEGTLKMLRRLIGEDITLFWQPGANLRSIYMDATQMDQILANLLVNAKDAIDGVGTVTIETRKVTLDRQYCEVHAGFTPGDFVLLAVSDDGCGMDRHTREKLFEPFFSTKKKGKGTGLGLATVYGIVKQNNGFINVYSEPGTGTIFKIYLPCHDEQIEKRLPDKEMPLPAAQGETLLIVEDEKAILTLAQKVLENQGYQVIAVSDPLDALARIQDHDTDIHLLLTDVVMPNMNGRDLSKQVQAIYPDVKILFMSGYTANTIAHHGILDTGVNFLQKPFSSRDLAIKIRTILDGNGS; translated from the coding sequence ATTGTGGTGCGTAAAGGTACCACGGGTATTCAGCGGCTGAACGATCTCAAAGGCCGGCAGGTGGCCGTCATGAAAGGCGACAATGCCGAAGAATTTCTGCGCCGGGAAGACCGGGGCATCGACATCATCACCCGCCCCTCCTTTGACATCGCTTTGCAGGAACTGGCTGCCGGACAGTATGACGCCGTGTTTATCCAGCGCCTGGTAGCTATTCGCCTGATTCAGGAAAGCAGCATTTCCGGCCTGGAGATCTCCCGGCATCCTGTTGAGGAATTTCGCCAGGATTTCTGTTTTGCCGTCCAGGAAGGGGATAAAGATATGCTGGCCCTGCTCAACGAAGGCCTGGCGCTGGTCATGGCGGACGGCACGTTCCGCCGGCTGCATGCCAAATGGTTCGCCGCGCTTCAGCTGCCCGTGGACCGGCCGGTGATCATCGGCGGGGATCACAACTATCCACCCTTTGAATTTATAAATGATGACGGGGTACCGGACGGATACATGGTGGAACTGACCCGGGCCATTGCCCGGGAAATGAACATGGATATCCAGATCCGGCTTAAACCCTGGGCCGATACGGTCCTGGCTTTGGAAACCGGTGAAATCGATGCGATTCAGGGGATGTTTTACTCTGTGGAACGGGACCAAACCCTGGATTTTTCCCCCTCTCATATGATGTCACATTATGTGGGGGTTGTGGCCGATAATCAGGCAGCCCCGCCGGAAACCCCGGCGGAACTGGCCGACCTCAGCCTGGTTGTCCAGCAGGGTGACGTTATCCTGGAATTTCTGGCAAACCATGATTTGATGTCCCGGGTGACGATGCTGGAAAATCTGGATGACGTTTTGCAGGCCGTGTCTGAAAAACGATTTGATTGTGCGCTGGTGCCCCGGATCGGTGCGCTGCACATGATCGAAAAAAAAGGATGGACCCATCTGAGATTGAGCCGTCAGTATTTTTTTGTCGGTGAATACAGTTATGCCGTCAAAGACGGCAACCAGGCACTGCTGGCGCAGTTGAATGAAGGATTGAATATCCTGAACCAGACCGGGGAATATCGGCGCATTCATGACAAATGGCTGGGGATGTTTGAAAAAGAACCATTGCCGCTGGAACGCATCATTCATTATTTAGCCATGGTGACCATTCCGCTGATGCTGATCCTGCTGGGGATGTTTCTCTGGTCCCGGGCCCTGCGAAGAGAAGTGGCCCGCAAGACCCGGGAGCTCCAGGACAGTGCGGACCGGTTCAAATATGTATTTGACTCCGCCAATGTCGGGAAATCCTTTACTTATCTCGATGGCCGGATCAATGCCAATCAGACGTTTGCCGATTTTCTGGGGTATACCCGGGAAGAACTGCAGAGCAAGACATGGCAGGAACTGACACCGGCAGAAGATATTGAAAGGATCCAGAACATACTCGATGGAGTGATTTCAGGCAAAAATCAGGCAGTCCGGTTTGAAAAACAATATATCCATAAAACCGGTGCGCTGGTATGGGCGGATGTCAGCGCCGTGATACGGTTTGACAGCCAGGGCCGGCCATTGTATTTTGTCGCCACTATTGTGGATATCACCCAAAGGAAAAAGGCCCAGCAGCACATTCAGCATCTCAACCAGGTGTTGCGCGCCATCCGGGATATCAACCAGTTGATTGTCAGAGAACGGGACCGTGATATCCTGATCCGGGAAGGGTGCCGGCTGCTGGTGGCCCATCGCGGGTACCCGTCCGCCATGATCGTGTTGACCGATGAAAACAATATCCCGGTTTCCTGGGCCATGGACGGGAAGATGGAGGATTCAAAAGAACTGAATGAATTGCTGACACAAGGGCAGTTACCCCAGTGCTGCATAGAGGCCGAAGCGTCCCGGGAAATCGTTGTGAACCATAACCCGAAAACCGGGTGTCACGACTGTCCCGTATCACAGAGCTGTGCCGGACCGTTGACGGTATGTGTGCCGCTGTCCCATATGAACGAAATTTTTGGATATCTTAATGTGTCTTCGGAAACCGTCATCGTTCAAGGGGATGAGGAATATCTGCTTCTCAACGAGATGGGCCAGGATTTTGCCTATGCCTTGAGTACATTGAAAATCGAATCGGAACGCAAAAAAGGGCAGAAGGCCCTGGCAGAAAGTGAACAGCGGTTTAAAACCTTTGCAGAACTGGCACCCGTGGGAATCCTGATTTCAGATGACCAGGAAAACGTCCTGTACATCAGCCCGAAATTCACTGAAATATTCGGTTATACTCTGGCGGACGTTCCGTCTGCCCGCCAGTGGTGGTCCCTGGCGTATCCTGATCCGGAATTGAGGAAAACCGTGCAGCAGCGCTGGCAGACCGCCATGGAAACCGCCGTGCGGACGGGTGAAGAAATCGATCCCATGGAATATCCGGTCACCTGTAAGGACAACACGGTCCGGGAGATCAAATTTCTGGCCGCCACCACGGGTACGCTCACGATTGTGGTGTTCACCGATATCAGTGAAGAGAAAAAGCAGGAAAATGCCCGGGAAAACCTCCAGGCCCAGCTGAACCAGGCCCAGAAAATGGAATCCGTGGGCCGGCTGGCCGGTGGGGTGGCCCATGATTTCAACAACATGCTCAATGTGATTATCGGATATGCAGAGCTGGGACAGATGAAAGCCACGCCGGATGATCCTCTGCATGCCGATCTTGAGGAAATCCTGGATGCGGCCCGGCGGTCTTCGGATATTATCCGTCAGCTTCTGGCCTTTGCCCGGAAACAGACCATCCAGCCCAAAGTGATGGATATCAATGAATTGATCGAAGGAACGCTCAAGATGCTGCGGCGGCTTATCGGCGAGGATATCACGTTGTTCTGGCAGCCGGGTGCCAATTTGAGATCCATTTATATGGATGCCACTCAGATGGATCAGATCCTGGCCAATCTGCTGGTGAATGCCAAGGATGCCATTGATGGTGTCGGCACCGTCACCATTGAAACCCGAAAGGTCACACTGGATCGGCAATATTGCGAGGTTCATGCCGGGTTCACACCCGGAGATTTCGTATTACTGGCCGTGAGCGATGACGGGTGCGGCATGGACCGGCATACCCGGGAAAAATTGTTTGAGCCGTTTTTTTCCACCAAGAAAAAGGGAAAAGGCACGGGTTTAGGGCTGGCGACTGTTTACGGCATTGTCAAACAGAACAACGGCTTCATCAATGTATACAGTGAGCCGGGCACGGGCACCATTTTCAAGATTTATCTTCCCTGTCATGATGAACAGATTGAAAAGCGCCTGCCGGATAAAGAAATGCCGCTGCCGGCTGCCCAGGGCGAAACCCTGCTGATTGTGGAAGATGAAAAAGCCATTCTGACGCTGGCCCAAAAAGTGCTGGAAAATCAGGGCTATCAGGTGATAGCCGTCTCAGATCCTTTAGATGCCCTGGCCCGGATCCAGGATCATGACACAGACATTCACCTGCTGCTCACGGATGTGGTCATGCCGAACATGAACGGCCGGGATCTGTCAAAACAGGTTCAGGCCATATATCCGGACGTCAAAATTCTGTTCATGTCCGGATATACAGCCAATACCATCGCCCATCACGGGATTCTGGACACGGGTGTGAATTTTCTTCAGAAACCGTTTTCCAGCCGGGATCTGGCGATCAAGATCCGGACCATTCTGGATGGAAACGGCAGTTAA
- a CDS encoding MFS transporter — MTQSRVCLFIGVLLTAVMFAMSQFYRSSVAVISPNLMQEMGLNALDLSRISAAFFYAFALMQIPVGIFLDTVGPKTAMVGLTLVSVSGAVIFALGNSPAWLTFGRVLLGIGMACNFMGSLKLLTLWFKPRQFATLSAMVVSLGTMGNIAAATPLVLLVGLVGWRHSFLIIAGFTLFLTLVFLAVIRERNGSGTMDTADEGDIRPSVSQTLTRAWDLFHRKDYWIISLATFCRYGIYAAVQALWAGPFLIHVLKLPAVTAGNILFLMSIGLIVGCPLCGWLSDSVVGARKTIIIPGMVCMVGLLLGMNRLTPDSGVWITYLVFFSFGLASGSGQVMYAHIKEQVPRANAGLAMTGINFFTMAGVAVFLQGLGHVMTRFFPGASLTLPAFHLAFGVCAACLTGIALLYGLTRETLERKPTR, encoded by the coding sequence ATGACCCAGTCTCGTGTCTGTCTTTTCATCGGTGTGCTTCTGACGGCGGTGATGTTTGCCATGTCCCAGTTCTACCGGTCCTCAGTGGCGGTGATCTCTCCCAATCTCATGCAGGAGATGGGATTGAACGCCCTGGATTTAAGCCGGATATCGGCCGCGTTTTTCTATGCGTTTGCGCTCATGCAGATACCCGTGGGCATTTTTCTGGACACCGTGGGCCCCAAGACCGCCATGGTCGGGCTGACCCTGGTGTCGGTGTCAGGGGCCGTGATCTTTGCCCTGGGCAACAGTCCGGCCTGGCTGACCTTCGGGCGGGTGCTTTTAGGCATCGGCATGGCCTGCAATTTCATGGGATCGTTGAAACTGCTGACTTTGTGGTTCAAACCCCGGCAGTTTGCCACGCTGTCTGCAATGGTGGTATCTTTAGGAACCATGGGAAACATTGCGGCAGCCACACCTTTGGTACTTCTGGTGGGTCTGGTGGGGTGGCGGCACAGTTTTTTGATCATTGCCGGATTCACCCTGTTTCTGACCCTGGTATTTCTGGCGGTGATCCGGGAGCGAAACGGGAGCGGCACGATGGATACGGCCGATGAAGGGGATATCCGACCCAGTGTATCCCAGACTCTCACCCGGGCATGGGACCTGTTTCACCGAAAAGACTACTGGATCATCTCTTTGGCCACGTTCTGCCGGTACGGCATTTACGCGGCCGTCCAGGCGTTGTGGGCCGGTCCGTTCCTCATCCATGTGCTGAAACTGCCCGCAGTCACGGCCGGCAATATCCTGTTTCTCATGAGCATCGGCCTGATTGTGGGATGTCCTTTGTGCGGGTGGCTGTCCGATTCCGTGGTGGGGGCCCGGAAAACAATCATCATTCCCGGTATGGTCTGCATGGTGGGACTGCTGCTGGGCATGAACCGCCTGACGCCGGATTCCGGCGTGTGGATCACATATCTGGTGTTTTTTTCATTCGGTCTGGCATCCGGGTCCGGTCAGGTCATGTACGCGCACATCAAGGAACAGGTGCCCCGGGCCAATGCCGGTCTGGCCATGACCGGCATCAATTTTTTCACCATGGCCGGTGTGGCCGTGTTTCTCCAGGGCCTGGGCCATGTAATGACCCGGTTTTTTCCCGGGGCATCCTTGACCCTGCCGGCCTTTCACCTGGCGTTCGGGGTGTGTGCCGCCTGCCTGACCGGCATTGCCCTGCTGTACGGCCTGACCCGGGAAACCCTGGAAAGAAAACCGACCCGTTAA